A window from Hymenobacter volaticus encodes these proteins:
- a CDS encoding BrxA/BrxB family bacilliredoxin: protein MATYPEYMVAPIRQDLVEAGFEQLMTPEEVDTVLNEQSGTVLVVVNSVCGCAAGKARPALKMAVASSEKKPNKLVTVFAGMETEAVAKVREHLLPYPPSSPAIALFKDGELVHMIERYHIEGNDMMRIVNNLQGAFEEYC from the coding sequence ATGGCTACGTACCCCGAATACATGGTAGCACCGATTCGTCAGGACCTCGTGGAGGCCGGTTTCGAGCAACTCATGACCCCTGAAGAAGTGGACACCGTCCTCAACGAGCAAAGCGGAACCGTACTGGTTGTCGTTAACTCGGTATGTGGCTGTGCTGCTGGCAAAGCCCGCCCTGCCCTCAAAATGGCTGTTGCTAGCTCCGAAAAGAAGCCAAACAAACTTGTGACGGTATTTGCCGGCATGGAGACCGAAGCCGTGGCAAAAGTGCGCGAGCATCTATTGCCTTATCCTCCCAGCAGCCCGGCTATTGCCCTGTTCAAGGATGGCGAGTTGGTGCACATGATTGAGCGTTACCACATCGAAGGCAACGACATGATGCGCATCGTCAACAATCTGCAAGGCGCTTTTGAAGAGTATTGCTAG
- a CDS encoding OmpA family protein produces the protein MHKYLLAFLLFSTAAHAQSVEFSKERFGSNKDGLKAALKEIKSGDEWYLSDPPRYEQALPHYLEAQKLNSENAELNLKIGDCYLHSGFKPRALSFLQKAYQLNSGVDPRIHYLLGRGLHLNGKWKEAIAEYKQATPATGTKNTAPFTQDIQKKIQECESGRKLAEKPVRVFIDNAGPGVNSPYPDYGPVISADESVILFTSRRQGSTGGEKDPESGGFFEDVYQSNREGDTWGTARNLGETVNSAGHDATVGLSPDAQRMLVYVEDNGGDLNEANLRGATWAKPQRLGNRINSKAHESSAAYSPDGKSLLLVSDKPGGLGGRDIYKVEIDGRGQAVNLGPTINTPYGEEGVFLHPDGKTMYFSSEGHNSMGGYDIFKSTFQNGKWSAPENLGWPINTPDDDVFFVISASGRHGYYSSFRDDGLGSKDIYQITFLGPEKPPVLSQEDQLLASRALPVKETLLAPPVPVATAQVTILKGTVTDDATKQPLEATIDVIDNSLNQTIASFRSNAQSGRYLVSLPSGVNYGIVVKQEGYLFHSENFDLPAGAAYSEVVKDIPLKKLDVGVKVVLNNIFFDFDKATLRKESTGELVRLQTLLAETPALRLEISGHTDNVGNASYNKDLSQRRAKSVVDYLVGKGISKDRLTFAGYGDTQPVAPNTTKANRQQNRRTEFKVTGK, from the coding sequence ATGCACAAGTATCTATTAGCCTTTTTGTTGTTTTCCACTGCCGCGCACGCCCAAAGCGTAGAATTCAGCAAAGAGAGATTCGGTAGCAATAAAGACGGCTTGAAAGCTGCTCTGAAGGAAATTAAGTCGGGGGATGAATGGTACCTCTCGGACCCGCCGCGTTATGAGCAGGCTCTCCCGCACTACCTTGAAGCGCAGAAGCTTAATTCTGAAAACGCGGAGCTCAACCTCAAAATCGGAGACTGTTATCTGCATTCTGGTTTCAAGCCTCGCGCCCTGAGCTTTCTGCAAAAAGCGTATCAACTCAATTCGGGAGTTGATCCTCGCATTCATTATTTGCTGGGCCGCGGCTTGCACCTGAATGGCAAGTGGAAAGAGGCCATTGCTGAATACAAGCAAGCCACGCCTGCTACTGGCACCAAAAACACAGCGCCGTTCACGCAGGATATTCAAAAGAAAATTCAGGAGTGTGAAAGCGGCCGAAAACTGGCGGAAAAGCCCGTACGTGTGTTTATCGACAATGCGGGCCCCGGCGTTAACTCGCCTTATCCTGATTACGGTCCGGTTATCTCCGCCGATGAATCGGTGATACTGTTCACCTCGCGGCGGCAAGGCTCAACGGGAGGTGAAAAAGACCCGGAGTCGGGTGGTTTTTTCGAGGACGTGTACCAGAGCAACCGCGAAGGCGATACTTGGGGTACTGCTCGTAACCTAGGAGAAACGGTAAACTCTGCCGGCCACGATGCTACCGTAGGCCTTTCTCCTGATGCACAACGGATGCTGGTGTACGTGGAAGACAACGGTGGCGACCTGAACGAAGCCAACTTACGCGGGGCCACTTGGGCCAAACCACAGCGCTTAGGCAACCGCATCAACAGCAAAGCACACGAATCGTCGGCGGCTTATTCGCCCGATGGCAAGAGTTTGCTGCTCGTGTCTGATAAACCCGGCGGCTTAGGCGGGCGCGACATTTACAAGGTTGAAATAGATGGCCGCGGCCAAGCCGTGAACCTAGGACCAACTATTAATACGCCGTATGGCGAGGAAGGAGTGTTTCTCCATCCCGACGGCAAGACAATGTACTTTTCTTCGGAAGGACACAACTCCATGGGTGGCTACGATATCTTCAAGTCCACTTTTCAGAATGGCAAGTGGAGTGCCCCTGAGAACCTGGGCTGGCCCATTAACACCCCCGACGACGACGTATTCTTTGTTATTTCAGCTTCGGGCCGGCACGGCTACTATTCATCGTTCCGCGACGACGGCTTAGGCTCGAAAGACATCTATCAGATTACGTTTCTTGGGCCCGAGAAACCGCCAGTACTTAGCCAGGAAGACCAGTTACTAGCTTCTCGGGCATTGCCAGTGAAAGAAACACTGCTAGCCCCACCCGTACCCGTTGCCACAGCGCAGGTAACCATTCTGAAAGGCACTGTGACCGACGACGCTACCAAGCAACCCCTGGAAGCTACCATCGACGTAATAGACAATTCTCTAAATCAAACAATTGCCTCATTCCGGTCGAATGCTCAATCGGGGCGCTACTTGGTATCGTTGCCCTCGGGTGTGAACTATGGCATTGTGGTGAAGCAGGAAGGCTACCTCTTCCACTCCGAAAACTTTGATTTGCCGGCAGGTGCCGCATATTCGGAGGTAGTGAAAGATATTCCGCTCAAAAAGTTGGATGTGGGCGTGAAAGTTGTGCTCAACAACATCTTCTTTGACTTCGACAAAGCTACCCTGCGCAAAGAAAGTACGGGTGAACTGGTTCGGCTACAAACTTTGCTTGCGGAAACTCCTGCTCTACGCCTAGAAATATCCGGCCACACCGACAATGTGGGTAATGCTAGCTACAACAAGGACTTGAGTCAGCGCCGCGCCAAATCAGTGGTCGACTATTTGGTTGGGAAAGGAATTAGCAAAGACCGGCTCACATTTGCTGGTTACGGCGACACGCAGCCGGTTGCACCTAATACGACTAAAGCTAATCGTCAGCAAAACCGCCGAACCGAATTCAAAGTGACAGGCAAGTAG
- a CDS encoding tetratricopeptide repeat protein: MRKFLLLTATLGLTSLATQAQVDSVRASTLPPAQQAEKLYNSGVVKFNQKSYRAALQDFDRALALRPDFAKAFYNRATTRYELKDYQPAVQDYDEALKLEPTSGTAYFGRAQAREALKQAAEAEQDYTKAVEANAAYAPAWYYRGALRFEKADYAAAKADFDQAIKADPNYAYAWHDRGSAQRQLNNYSAAIQDYTKALSLQPELLPALLNRAGTKRRAGDLKGALQDYGDYLQKKQDNPTAYTNRGATRYESGDYKGAAEDFGRAVALDATYAFAWNNRAASYLKLEDYKKAEADASKAIALNPQYAEAYLNRGHAREMLRNTEGACQDWRKAAELGLEVGTNYAANSGCGESN, translated from the coding sequence ATGCGGAAATTTTTACTCTTAACGGCTACTCTTGGTCTTACTAGCCTCGCGACGCAGGCACAAGTAGATTCGGTACGGGCCTCTACTCTGCCGCCCGCCCAACAAGCGGAGAAGCTGTACAACAGCGGCGTGGTGAAATTTAACCAGAAAAGCTACCGCGCGGCACTGCAGGACTTCGACCGAGCCCTAGCGCTACGCCCTGATTTTGCCAAGGCTTTCTACAACCGCGCCACCACGCGCTACGAGTTGAAAGATTACCAGCCGGCTGTTCAGGATTACGACGAGGCCCTGAAGCTTGAGCCTACAAGTGGCACTGCCTACTTCGGGCGGGCGCAGGCCCGTGAGGCTCTAAAGCAAGCCGCAGAAGCAGAACAGGACTACACGAAAGCTGTAGAAGCTAACGCGGCCTACGCGCCTGCTTGGTACTACCGGGGCGCACTGCGATTCGAAAAAGCTGATTATGCTGCTGCTAAGGCTGATTTCGACCAAGCTATCAAGGCTGACCCAAACTACGCTTATGCCTGGCACGATCGGGGTAGCGCCCAGCGCCAACTCAACAATTACTCCGCGGCCATTCAGGATTACACCAAAGCGCTAAGCCTACAACCCGAGTTGCTGCCGGCCTTGCTGAACCGCGCTGGCACCAAACGCAGAGCTGGCGACCTAAAAGGCGCCCTGCAAGACTACGGCGACTATCTTCAGAAAAAGCAGGATAACCCGACGGCCTACACCAACCGCGGTGCCACGCGCTACGAGTCGGGCGACTATAAAGGAGCCGCCGAGGACTTCGGTCGCGCTGTGGCTCTTGATGCTACCTACGCTTTTGCCTGGAACAACCGCGCCGCTTCTTACCTCAAACTCGAAGATTACAAGAAAGCGGAAGCCGACGCCAGCAAAGCTATTGCCCTCAATCCGCAGTATGCCGAAGCGTATCTGAACCGTGGCCACGCCCGTGAAATGCTTCGCAACACGGAAGGTGCTTGTCAGGATTGGCGCAAAGCAGCCGAGCTAGGCTTGGAGGTGGGTACCAACTACGCCGCCAACTCCGGCTGCGGCGAGAGCAACTAA
- a CDS encoding M3 family metallopeptidase: MSIHTSFSPLRVGLTLVISSLAVLSVAAPSNPLTPAFNQPTAFSKVTKTDVQQATATVIASTKTSLNVIYNVPANKRTFANTMLALDNLNDDFGRVGAPINILFNASPDSAIRNQAQKSIAQLSKYGNELELDEKLYQAVKDYSKTKEAQALTGARKKFLTETIEDYERNGFALTPEKRKELQKLNDKIGDLSIAFGANIAKDQSFLLVSEADMKGVPEDFKKGRTKVGDAYRITVDGPSYSTFMKYAESEVMRKQLYTLYNNRAADTNLEVLKQLLIERQKKAQLLGYKTYAAYQTSSRMAKTPETVWDFETKLVERVKQKSQLDLEELLVVKRVYLKDPSVKTIAPWESSFYNNLLMKDKYQLDAEKVKEYFEVNHVVDGLFQTTQQLFGLKFNEVKDPSVWHKDARMFEVQRDGKLIGRFYIDLFPRENKYTHAACFGIESGKATAKGYQLPTAALLCNFNAPTPGKPALMSHSQVVTFFHEFGHVMHNLVTTAELSSQSGTSVKRDFVEAPSQILENWAWNYDALKTFAKHYQTGEVLPKALYDKMWAARNVGSGIGASQQILYGTLDMTLHDKFDPNGTETTTEVLKKLQNQLTPFAYLDGTNMQAAFGHLTGYAAGYYGYLWSKVYAEDMFSVFEKNGVMDQKTGLRYRDLILAKGGTDDEYQLVKSFLGREPNQEAFFKSLGL; this comes from the coding sequence ATGTCGATTCATACTTCTTTTTCACCATTACGGGTGGGCCTTACGCTTGTGATTAGCTCTCTGGCGGTGCTTAGTGTAGCAGCCCCCTCAAATCCGCTAACGCCGGCGTTCAACCAACCTACTGCCTTCAGTAAGGTCACAAAAACAGATGTGCAGCAGGCTACAGCCACCGTTATTGCGAGCACTAAGACTTCGCTAAACGTTATTTACAACGTACCGGCCAACAAGCGCACCTTCGCCAACACCATGCTGGCGCTCGACAACCTCAACGACGACTTCGGCCGCGTGGGCGCCCCTATCAACATCCTATTCAATGCCAGTCCGGATTCGGCCATCCGCAATCAGGCTCAGAAAAGCATCGCGCAGCTCAGCAAATACGGCAATGAGTTGGAGCTAGACGAAAAGCTCTACCAAGCGGTTAAGGACTACTCGAAAACCAAGGAAGCGCAGGCCTTAACTGGTGCGCGCAAGAAATTTCTGACCGAAACGATTGAGGACTACGAGCGCAACGGCTTTGCTCTTACGCCCGAGAAGCGCAAGGAATTGCAAAAGCTAAACGACAAAATTGGGGACCTAAGTATTGCCTTTGGGGCCAACATTGCCAAAGACCAGAGTTTCCTACTGGTAAGCGAGGCCGACATGAAAGGGGTACCCGAGGATTTTAAGAAGGGACGCACCAAGGTTGGCGATGCTTACCGCATCACGGTAGATGGCCCTTCGTACAGCACATTTATGAAGTACGCCGAGTCGGAGGTGATGCGCAAGCAACTCTACACGCTGTACAACAACCGCGCTGCCGACACCAACCTGGAGGTGCTGAAACAGCTGCTGATTGAGCGTCAAAAGAAAGCGCAACTGCTCGGCTACAAAACCTACGCTGCCTACCAAACCAGCAGCCGTATGGCCAAAACGCCCGAAACGGTATGGGATTTCGAAACCAAGCTAGTAGAGCGGGTGAAGCAGAAAAGCCAGCTGGACCTAGAAGAGTTGCTGGTGGTGAAGCGTGTATACCTCAAAGACCCAAGCGTGAAGACAATTGCGCCTTGGGAAAGTAGCTTCTACAACAACCTATTGATGAAGGACAAATACCAGCTTGATGCCGAGAAAGTAAAAGAATACTTCGAAGTCAACCATGTGGTAGATGGGTTGTTCCAGACCACGCAGCAACTATTCGGGTTGAAATTCAACGAGGTGAAAGATCCTTCAGTGTGGCACAAAGATGCGCGCATGTTTGAGGTGCAGCGCGACGGCAAGCTCATCGGTCGCTTCTACATCGACTTGTTTCCGCGCGAAAACAAATACACCCATGCCGCTTGCTTCGGTATAGAATCGGGTAAAGCCACGGCCAAGGGCTACCAGCTACCTACGGCGGCACTGCTCTGCAATTTCAACGCGCCCACGCCCGGTAAGCCAGCCCTGATGAGCCACAGCCAAGTAGTTACGTTCTTTCATGAGTTTGGCCACGTGATGCACAACTTGGTTACTACGGCCGAGCTATCGAGCCAGTCAGGGACTAGCGTGAAGCGTGACTTTGTGGAGGCTCCTTCACAGATTCTAGAAAACTGGGCCTGGAATTACGACGCCCTCAAAACCTTCGCCAAGCACTACCAAACTGGCGAGGTATTGCCGAAGGCATTATACGATAAGATGTGGGCGGCTCGCAACGTAGGCTCCGGCATCGGCGCGTCGCAGCAGATTCTGTATGGCACTCTTGACATGACTTTGCACGACAAATTTGATCCGAACGGCACCGAAACTACCACGGAAGTGCTGAAAAAGCTGCAAAACCAACTTACTCCGTTCGCCTACCTCGACGGCACTAATATGCAGGCTGCTTTCGGCCATCTAACGGGCTATGCCGCGGGATACTACGGCTATCTATGGTCGAAGGTGTATGCCGAGGACATGTTCTCGGTATTTGAAAAGAACGGCGTAATGGACCAAAAAACCGGCCTCCGTTACCGAGACTTGATTTTGGCCAAAGGCGGCACCGACGACGAGTACCAGTTGGTGAAGAGCTTCCTCGGCCGCGAGCCAAACCAGGAAGCTTTCTTTAAATCATTGGGGTTGTAA